DNA from Cryptomeria japonica unplaced genomic scaffold, Sugi_1.0 HiC_scaffold_1031, whole genome shotgun sequence:
TATGTAGGTTACACTAGCAATGGAGGTgtctaaaagattttttttaagtttctaaGGGAAGGCACAATGGAGGCAAAAAAAATCTAAGATTAAATATGGATAAATGTGGCCATTCAACAAAGTAGAGAATATCCCTTTCTCGTCAAGATTTCAAAACTTTCTATTGAACTATAATGACAAATACCTAATTGAGACACTGAGAAAAGACCTAATAGTGTATATAGGAGAAAATTTTTATATCAATCGAGGAGATGAGTCCATAGTCGAGGTAGTGAAGTCAAGTGATGAGGCCTTTGATATCATTCCACTAATTATTTGGAATGATATCATGGACAAGTATAGTGATAGCAAGAACTCTTAAAGGCCTAGTAAAATATGGTGTATTGACTATGTGTGTGTATCAcacccacccacacacacacatacatatatatgtctatgtatattatgtatatgtatgtgtgtgtgtgtgcatgcgtgtgtgtatcacacacacacacacacatttatatttatatacacgtaaatacatattgtagacacctaaaattgtcctagcttaattaaatatattttttcatttatttaaattatcctttccctaaattaaataattttttatttatttaattggcaccacctcttctattgattaaatgaatatttatttatttaattaattcattggttTTTTATCTCCATGACActtttcattcatctcttaatttacctctaacaacctctctaatattttcctatgtTTTATACCTACCTACTAATCCTAGCCGACCAGTTATCCTTTGacttcttaatcctatccctccatttctatGACACTCTTGAAATCTGTTCCTttttgagctcttatgcacacattaAATctgatttatttttattatataacatttgatttatctttttacttttttttactTAACGAAAATtttaaaacatataataatatcAGATTTTTACAATCCATCGGTAATGTGTTTCAAGATTTTTGGATTAGACTGTGTATTAGTTTTTTTGCATCAACTTTTAGGATTACACTTTCTGATCTATCATCAAAATACTAGAAAGCTAAGAGACATAGAATTATGAAAAACAAAATTAATACAAACCAATCAACATATCTCAAATAAATCTCAAATAAATGATCATTCTTTATGTCAATTTTAGAAAAATTATTTaacttttctatttaaaaaatcaGTATTctaaacaaattaataaaacaatataTGAAACTAAAGATTACCTTTAGAATACATTTATCCACAACTCATCCTTGAAAATCCAAGACATTTTGAATGGTAAAGTCACTACCACATCTAACATTAAAATTAGATTGGTGATGGAGAAATTTACTCATTTCCATCTAAAGAAAATACTGTACGCCATTGGTAGGACCTTAAACTCTAAAATCTGATGTACATGTTTTGTCGTTTACTGTTGGAAGCAGCCACCACTGTCCCAAGTAATGTCAATATATCTCTTTCAAATTTATCCACAACTCATCCTTGAAAATCCAAGACATTTTGAACGGTAAAGTCACTACCACATCTAACATTAAAATTAGATTGGTGGTGGAGAAATTTACTCATTTCCATCTAAAGAAAATACTGTACGCCATTGGTAAGACCTTAAACTCTGAAATCTGATGTACATGTTTTGTCGTTTACTGTTGGAAGCAGCCACCACTGTCTCAAGTAATGTCAATATATCTCTTTAAAATTAGATTGGTGATGGAGAAGTTTACTCATTTCCATCTAAAGAAAATACTGTATGCCATTGGTAGGACCTTAAACTCTGAAATCTGATGTACATGTTTTGTCGTTTACTGTTGGAAGCAGCCACCACTGTCCTAAGTAATGTCAATATATCTCTTTCAAATTTTTCCACAACTCATCCTTGAAAATCCAAGATATTTTGAATGGTAAAGTCACTACCACATCTAACATTAAAATTAGATTGGTGATGGAGAAATTTACTCATTTCCATCTAAAGAAAATACTGTACGCCATTGGTAGGACCTTAAACTCTGAAATCTGATGTACATGTTTTGTCGTTTACTGTTGGAAGCAGCCACCACTGTCCCAAATAATGTCAATATATCTCTTTCAAATTTATCCACACTCATCCTTGAAAATCCAAGACATTTTCTATAAATATTAGCAACAAAGTGCAGGGCATTGCAAAGGGGAAGATGGCACCTTCAGCGTGTGCAGCTTGTCGATCACAGCGCAAAAAATGTTCGGATGAATGTTTGCTGGCTCCTCATTTTCCTTCCGATGACCTTCAAAAGTTTGCTCTCGTACAGAAAGTGTACGGATTCAACAATGTCCTGAAAATGCTTAAAGTAACGTAACTGTACCCAATTTCTAAATTTGCGTTCTTCGGCCTTAAGTCTGACTCTCTAATACCAGAAATAGTAGagattttaaattgtttttaagAATGTATTAAATATTAGGCTaggtttctggattcaattgtgttttgtttgcatcaatgtttcggatcacaagtcataaattatgaaatatgatctgaaatgttgatgcaaacaaaATATACACAGTTGAATCTAGAAGCTTAGCATAATATTCATTATGAACTGTGAAATATAAACTGTGGAAGTTTAATGTCTCTGGGTGTATTTAATGTTTTCTCATACTGAACTGGGGTGTAATTCTGTTGGCAAGAGTTTTGTTTTGTTATGTTAGGTGGGGGGGCTGGTTTTGTTGGCTAGAGTTTCTTATGTTAAAGTTCTCACCCAGATCCTATTAAGAAATTTACTGGACATACTTCAATCAGTACTTGCAGTTGTTTGAGTCAAATTCTTTCTATGTAGGCTAAATAAATGAACAGAAAATTGTGGTCTCTGTTTCTTTAAGTATATGCTGGTTTTGTTTGAGTCAGCTAGACAGAAATTTCCTTCTCATTGATCTGTGTTTGGTCAGATGCTTTACTTACTAGTGGGAAAATGCTTTACTTACTAGTGGGAAAACAGTGTTAAATGAAATTCATGGTTTTGATGTGGTATTGTAATAGGATGTTAAAGCTGAGCAAAGAGCAGATGTAGTGAAGAGTTTGGTGTATGAAGCGACTGCCAGAATGGAGGACCCTGTTTATGGGTGTACTAGAGAGATCCATCAACTGCAGAAGCGGATTGCTGAGCAGGAGTCCAAGTTGGCAGCCTACCCCTAATACAATACAAACAACTGGGCAAACCTGACAGAAGAGGCATCAGAAACCCTAACAAAAGGGGCAGAAAACCTACAACCAACACATTCCAAACATCGATAAACACAATCCTGAAAAAGGAATCGGAAGTTAATATTTGTGGAACAAAACAGGGGAAACACCAATGATAAATTTGCagtttttcttttaaatatatCTTATAATGGTAAAAAGACATATTGGGAAGAAGTTTTTTTCAATATAATGAATtacttttataattataattaatctaTGTCTAATCTTATTGTCTATGTTTATATGGTTGATATTAGTTCAATTATATTGTAAATTTatttatatgtttaatttttaatatttaattttaaatataatgaCTAATTACATGAAGTAATTGAGCTAATGAGAATTGTCCACTTCATATTTATATTATGAAAGTATAGTTTACCAATTGTCTCAATGCTAATATTATGTTACAAATTCAAGTTTAGGTGGATAAATTGGCTTTAGAGTTTTTCATTTGTAGATTCATAATGTATAATTGACTAAAGCTACATGTACTATTCCTAATGTGCCATCTCTTGTTAGTAGGGCTGTCTTATCTCCATGTGAATGTTGATATGGTCATAACCATAATGTTCATTCTAGAGGGAGCTTTTATTGTTCTAAAAAATCCATTCAACACAAATATTATGGCTAATATGATGGGTTCTTATTGTTTTTCTTTTtatcaatattaaattttttttccctAATTATCATATAAGAAAATTGTACCAAGTTGTATATGTGCAAACTCATAAAAATAAAAGTATTTTAAAATACAACATTAATTTTTTTACTAAGGCTTTTCTTCTTTAAATCTTCAACCTCGTTAATAAGTTGAAAGGAGTTGTGAAAAAAGCAATTTACCATTTCACATTGTAAGTATGAATTCTAGTCTCTTGTtttgattaaaattggttttcaATTCATTTCAGAATAATAGTATGTTGGAGTTGAAagtcttaattttttatttttaaaattagtttAGAGTAATAGTATGTCATTCTAAAAAAAGAATATTCTAGAATATTTTATGGTAGTATACTATTATTAATACCATTTCATCAGGTTTGTTTTTCTATTATATTTGACTTTTCTTGAATTCTATAGTTTTATATTTCACTATTATAAAAATACATTAAAGGCTACTGTTATTACCATTTCATCAGATTTGTTTTTCTATTGTATTTGACTTTTCTTGAATTCTATAATTTTATTTCACTATTATTAAAATACAATATAATCAATATGAATAGACCATACAAACATATTGCTAAAAGTTTAAGGcaatatattataataaattttgcTAAAAATATACACACAATATATTAGTAAAAAGTATTGCTAAAACTGTACACACAATATATCACTAAGGTGAAGTGTACATTCTTTACACGTAGCCTTCTAGGGGGGAGGGCCTtcacatggaatatcgtaagacctcCGTTTTTTTAGAAGTGTAatatggacacttaactatctacaactaagatttgaaaggaagaccaagagtcacaacttagaattctaagTTCCCtcatgggaattgaacttgggtccccacattgagaactcaatgctttaaccaactaagctaaACCCCTTGGACAACACTTAAATCTTTGGAAAATCCCTTGCTTTTAATGGagaaaaacaaggtatttattgtgttcaccttttatatttgtgataaaacaaattactaatatgaaatactccaatgcatatacattgctaccccaatagttgtacacataagaataatatttttacaCTATGATAACAGTATTTGTTTAAGTgagtatcttattttataaatggcATGCTTATAatggatagctatgatattttatttgaaacaaaaaatgatctatttcacttgttaattaatgtatttatgttttttttatataacatttatatgttcttttatgttcaactattggtccattttgatcaacatttggcattttttttatttacatgtgaattatttatttacattatatagtataaatatgtggcaagactGGATATTATATGCACACTTGCTATAACGATTATTGAACTCCGTACAACTACCGATCCCTCTCCCCTAAATAGATAAAAGTCGATATCAAAATTATTAACAAACTGAGAATTGTCAAAATCTGCTAACTATTAAGAAAGAATGAGTGATATAACTTTTATATAGCCGCCCTACGTCATTAAGAATTTTGATGGCGCTGTGGATATTTTTCAGAAATCTCTCCTCTCTGAATTTGCTTTCTGCCATCACATCGTCTTGGAGGCGAACATGAAACAATGCAAAACATGTGTGGCTGATTGCTTGCAATTGTCAAATCAATTGCCTTGTTAAGTAACGTAACCACACCCAGTTTAATGTATGGACACATGGTTTCATAAAATTCAAACCTATCAAAGCATGGAAAAGAGGGCACATTCATTCTCTTCTACAGACATGAGATGCATTTCGGAGTTCATATGTTTATCTGTGTCCTCCAACATCTATTCCCCTATGTTTATTGAGCTAGAGCTGATTTGGACCAATGACATCAAGTTTTGAAAATATATTAATGTTGTTCTTTCTTGTTTTTGgattctattgtattgttgtttttTTCTATCAATGTTTCCCATCACACTCCATGATCTATCATTAGAGTGGTTTGTTCCAATTTGAATATCTATTTGTTTAGTTACCATCTCCATTGTTACTCCTTCACATATCTATTTATTACTCTTCGCAATCTTTGTGCTCAATTCAAAACTTTAAAGATCTTACGACTAAGATTAAGCTTTCTTTGAAGGACCTTCTACCTTTTTTTTCCTCATGATTACACTCTTGGTTTTTAATGACACTATTTATGATCTAGATACATGGTTTAATCTTTGATTTACTAGTGATTGGTTTATGTCTTCTTTCATCCGTTACAACTATCTTGATTCACTAATTCAAGGAAGACAAGAACTCAAAGATTTGTAGTTTCTAGCAAATAGGTGCCTGGCTTATCATTTGTTAACTCCCAATTTCTTATTCTAGCGACAAACTCTGATGTTAAACTATAGATTATTAGATCTAATTAGTTGTTCTCatgaattatttttgttttaagCATGTGTAGGTTTTTTGTACTTGTCTAGTACTATTTAATCGCAATCTCTATTGTTAGTCCTTCACATATCTATCCATTACTCTTTGCAatctttgtgctcaatttcaaaattttgaagatctTATGGCTAAGATTAAGCTTTCCTTGAAGGACATTCTACCTTGTTTTTCGTCATGATTACCCCTTTAGTTTTTTATGACGTTGTTTATGCTCTAGATACATGGTTTAATCTTTGATTTActgttgattggtttatgtattctttcATTAGTTGCAACTATCTTAATTCACTAATTCAAGGAAGACAAGAACTCAAAGATTTGTAGTTTCTAACATTGGTGCCTAGCTTATCATTTGTTAACTACCGATTTCTTATTCTAGCTATGGATAAAGACTTTGATCTTAAAGTGTAGATTATTAAATCTAATTAGTTGTTCTGAGAATTTTTTTTAAGCATGTGCAGGTTTTTTGTAATTGTCTACTAATATTTAATacttgtttttaaatattttttctacTTCCTTTGATGGCAAATCTTTTGACTAGTTGAGTTGTCACTTTTATGTTTAGTTTAGATGTTTCTTTTTCTTAGTTTTAATTGATTAGCTTGTTGTAGTTTTCTTCTATAAATAAGATGTATATTGTTTCATGAATTCTTACCTCAATAAAAAAAATGCTGATTTGATATAGAAACTTGCTATAAGTAAATATAATTGTATCACAGGTACAAGTTTTGATTAAATCATCAAAGGGTTCTTACATATTCCCTCATTGATtttaatctttgaatattttcCCATACAAATCCTAGAATAATAATATTGTCTCAAAAATATTTATGTGCAAAATGACTATATTATTAATGAATGAATAATTTGTCTCCTTATGTCTACAGTTTGATTAATTAATTTGTTTTTGAGCATCCCTTACCTTCCCTCTAGTGAATTTCAGCACTTATTCTAGCAACTTTCCTACTATAAGTGTCAAGTTTAATATAGTCACATGTTCATACAAGCAAGAACAAGCAATAGAGGCTTAGGTCACAATATTTCTAACATCAAGAGTAAGTCTCTTCCTAACATTTGAAGTTCCCCTGATATTTTTCTCCCTCCATTTACATTGGTAGAAAATTTTTGTTTCCAACGGAAAGGAATTCATTGGACTAACAGAAAGTGGTACATCACTATTAACTCAAATTTTCCCCTTATGGCCTAGGTATGCAAGAGTAACAAAATAGTTAGGAATTTTTAATTATATGAGATATTAAGTTTGAATGGGAGCTAAGATGGTATATGGGGAAGAAtgaaaacaaaaagggaaaaaagaTGGGTAAGAAATTAGATGGGGGTAATAGAATAATCAATATGTAGATAAGCAGTAAAAGGAGAAGGAATGAGACGAATGTTATGAGAGATATAAAATCTATCTCAGATGTTGAGATTTTTATCCATTCCAACTTTTCAAATAGACTATGTAAATTGATTTTCAATGTGATTCAAATTTCTATCATATATAGAAAATAAATTGCACCCAAAGAGTTGTGGTGAATGTAGTTTTCTTAAACTTATCAGTGTTGAGCTTGGAATGATTTATATCAATTTCAATCATGTTTCACCATATTGAAATTTTCTCTATAACGCAGCCCATTTTATAGTATCATTAAGATCATACATAGAAAAAAAACCCAACAATTTAATCATTAAAGAAAATAAGTCTAACCCATACGTAATTACACAAGGGATCCTCACTTTAATAATGACACATTTAGAAATCGATGAAGATATTCTTTTATAATCTCCACTTCCATCCTTATGAGAATTATGTAGGAACAAATTATCTTTCAATATATTATGTCGAGGCACACCAAAATGAACATCACTTAGAGCTTTGCTTGAAAAATTAAGAT
Protein-coding regions in this window:
- the LOC131043920 gene encoding LOB domain-containing protein 12-like; its protein translation is MAPSACAACRSQRKKCSDECLLAPHFPSDDLQKFALVQKVYGFNNVLKMLKDVKAEQRADVVKSLVYEATARMEDPVYGCTREIHQLQKRIAEQESKLAAYP